A window of the Juglans microcarpa x Juglans regia isolate MS1-56 chromosome 5D, Jm3101_v1.0, whole genome shotgun sequence genome harbors these coding sequences:
- the LOC121264009 gene encoding transcription factor bHLH144-like, which translates to MQGDQHFRAKAVLPLENQVGNCYVHTPVVPAVGAVFNSGAKHLTPFHGVEFQPSEVCPKNFIVFDQTQYRSQIMFHPTIAHKFNAPSIFATSVEDNFEVKEVDFVETETSSPLKEDSGDIDALLSFEEDEQDEYDDEEVSTARTNGDYRCTSPDSFSNYCSNPKKNRSSSMQKASGSGESCNSDRKRQKMKKMVNALRGIVPGGSQMNTVAVLDEAVRYLKSLKVEVQKLGVGDINY; encoded by the coding sequence ATGCAGGGTGACCAGCATTTCCGAGCAAAGGCTGTGCTCCCTTTGGAAAATCAAGTGGGCAACTGTTATGTGCACACTCCTGTTGTCCCTGCTGTTGGTGCAGTCTTCAATTCGGGTGCAAAGCACTTGACCCCTTTTCATGGCGTCGAGTTTCAACCTTCTGAGGTTTGCCCGAAGAATTTTATTGTCTTTGATCAGACACAATACCGAAGCCAGATTATGTTTCATCCAACGATTGCCCACAAATTTAATGCTCCTAGCATCTTTGCAACTAGTGTGGAAGACAATTTTGAGGTGAAAGAAGTTGATTTTGTGGAAACAGAGACATCTTCTCCACTTAAAGAGGATTCGGGTGATATTGATGCATTGTTGAGCTTTGAAGAGGATGAACAAGATGAATATGATGATGAAGAGGTTAGCACCGCCCGGACTAATGGAGATTATAGATGCACGTCTCCAGATTCCTTCTCCAACTATTGTTCAAACCCAAAGAAGAATAGATCTTCTTCTATGCAGAAGGCCTCAGGCAGTGGTGAGAGCTGCAACAGTGACAGGAAACgacagaaaatgaagaagatggtGAACGCGCTGAGAGGGATAGTACCTGGTGGCAGTCAAATGAATACTGTTGCTGTACTGGATGAAGCTGTTAGGTACCTCAAGTCTCTCAAGGTCGAGGTACAGAAGCTTGGAGTTGGGGATATAAACTATTAG
- the LOC121264012 gene encoding glucan endo-1,3-beta-D-glucosidase-like: MAKSTLSLPTLLLFLLLLLLNSEGSPKLANAQADTWCIAKPSSSDAELTANIIFSCDQVLDCRLIQEGGQCFLPNTLVHHASVVMNLYYKMMGKNYWNCDFRNSGLLSLTDPSHDSCTYV; encoded by the exons ATGGCCAAATCGACTCTGTCACTCCCCACTCTCCTCCTTTTCCTTCTGCTTTTGCTCCTCAATTCAG AAGGGTCTCCGAAGCTTGCAAATGCACAG GCAGACACCTGGTGCATTGCCAAGCCTTCCTCGAGCGATGCAGAACTCACTGCGAACATCATCTTCTCCTGCGACCAAGTGCTAGATTGCAGGCTGATACAAGAAGGTGGCCAATGCTTTTTACCCAATACTCTTGTTCACCATGCCTCAGTCGTCATGAATCTCTACTACAAAATGATGGGTAAAAATTACTGGAACTGCGACTTCAGGAACTCTGGCCTCCTCTCCCTGACCGATCCAA GTCATGATAGCTGCACCTATGTTTAG